Genomic DNA from Cololabis saira isolate AMF1-May2022 chromosome 20, fColSai1.1, whole genome shotgun sequence:
CAAACTCACATTCCTTTTTCCCCACCATgattatatctttttatttatttatttattttgagatACATTGAAAACTAaatcacagaaaaaaacataatgGGATGATTCAGTTAAAGTCAATTAAGCCTCAACTTCCCCCAAAAATTGTAATAGGGGTTTATTGCCACTcttcacaaaagaacaaatagatAGAAAAAATCATGTCCCACTTGTACAGTATTATTTCAAAGTTTGGATTCCTTAGATAAATGATATTGCATTTAATTATATCAATAAGATTACAAGGCAAACACATTCATAGACCATGCTGGCAGGAGACAGTACACATGGATTATACTGCAtttcattaatgtttcattAAGTTGATTAGATACATTTGGATGAAATCAGATTAATTCAATGTTCTTCCCTACACCACGTTACATGTAATGAAAAGATCACTGCAGAATGTTCAGAGACTCCAGTTTGCTTCTGTCCAACTTCTCCTTCTTCGTCCATGGATTTTGGAGCTCTAAAGTCTGACTATACAGCCACAGAAGTTCATTCACCGCCATTTATGTAACATGAAGTTCACATTAAAATGATCTAAAATAGTTTCTCCGTCAACACTTCTTTCAGTTTGTGAAATGTTCTGAGAGCGCTGAATATCACCACAAATGACATGGAAACATCCATAAATGTTGCAGGTGTACCTAGGTGGCCCGGGCCATGCTGATGAAGGTTGCAGCTTCACCTCCGTAACTGGGACGAGCAGATCTGCGTCTTCGACCAGATCCACCACCACAACTCTGGAAGTTACAATCAGACACATGAAGTCCACACTTTAGAGAACACTTGCTATTATTTCATTGGAGCCTGAAGTTCAAATGAAAGCAAACACAGCCTGGTTCAGTCTTTCATTTAAACCAAATCACActtccacactgcaaaaactacaaatcttaacaagaatatttgtcttatttctagttaaaatgtctcttttttagtcaaaaaaaaaaaatcttaaaacttaaaacaagactcatcactgaaaaaaaacaacaattttcacctgtttcaagtagattttcacttaaaataagtagaacaatctgccagtggaacaagattttttttttgcttgtaatgagaagataaatctggtcccactggcagatttttctacttatttcaagtgaaaatttacttgaaacagctgaaaatggtcaaataacaagttatttttctggtaatgacccttgttttaagtgtaatgagattttttgactaaaaatgagacattgtaGCTAggcctgtgttaaaaaaaatcgattttctgattctaaatcgattctcatattaattcctaaaaatcgaattttttttttttttttttcccatcattacatttttgcctggtgaactttaatcccagtagttttgaaaactcctgaactaaatgaacttttctttagagaaaatgctggacatttcagcttaaatttctaattgttatattagttcaatgaagttaaaggtattgtgacatcatttttaacatgcttttaacactattaaaagtcttggccaacatccctcaaatgtgtctaaaagagtgtaacaagaaaatattcactctagtactctattcctggctttttattacagtgtttttttgcgccgtgaaaaatgcttccttttccccctttcctgtcaatcattgctccgctcctcctccaaacctcctcctcctccagccataccctcacagcggcgtcggagagagccgggagcgacaggcgaagcatgcacggaaaagcagcacggcgaaccacagcaaacaatcataaaaataaaggcatgcaagcagcagtgtccccttatcttaagtccagtcagtggccgcgggtcttcttagcagttttcctccggtgatgagaacagaagaggctctaaacactaaacagctccgtgttaagcctgatttatggttccgcgttaaatcgacgcagagcctacgccgtagggttcagcgtacggtgcgcgtcgccgcgtaaccctacgccgtaggctctgcgtcggtgtaacgcggaaccataaatcagcctttatggtgcgctggagaggagaggagacagggagctgggtggagggggcggtgatttagcgggccgttacgtaacggcccgccaccaaaccacatgcgccgtttttgcacagttatgcggaaaatcccagaaagcacacaatacactgaatgttaaaagttcgttgttttttgggtgtaattgatgtcaagacacccaacaaaacacaaaaaatcaagaaaaatgtgtttttcatgtcacatccCTTTAAtagtatctatatttactatagcttgtttggtttgtttgttatcggacacggtttgtcatgaaatacctgaaaaatgccgggtgcttcatggccagctgtgtctggtgacagaataaatcagacaagctaaaataatttgtttattgcttgagctgttgcaatttctttctttttttgcactttaaatggatattgaaatgcctatttgagttatttatttcttaattatttcacaataattattgtggaattattatttcaatagttattttacagtcatataatccaggcaacactaacccaaatcaatatcgaatcggatcgaatcaaatcttgataatcgattctgaatcttaagaatcggaatcgaatcgattcttgacatttgaatcgatccccagctctaATTGTACctgtaactagaaataagacaaatattcctggtaagattttgagtttttgcagtgcagattGAATCAAACTTTCATCAGGGCGTACCGGCAcacagttgttgttgtttctgacACACAGCTTGAGTTTGCAGTGCAGGAAGATTTCACCGGGGTGTCTAGAGAACTGGAACATGTTGAAGGAGAAGTAGTTGTAGGTTCCTCTTCCGTTTCCTTCCACCTGTATCGACCGGTCAGCGGAGTTTGCGCAGCTGctcacaaagaagaaaaaaacacacgtTTCTCAGCTCATGGCAACAGCAACCGGGAAACTCATTCATGAAACAGTCTCAAGGAGTCGCATTCTTTATGAGCATTGGTTTTATGTCACTTTGACTATGCTGCCACCTTCTGGTACAGTAGTTCGGCGCAGAGTCTTAAAAACAAGTTGCAGACCGCTCAAAATAAGTTAGTCAGAGtcattttaacccttgtgctgtcttcgggtcaagtaaggaggaagggaagaagggaggaaagaaggaaggaagaaaagaaggaagggagaaaagaaggatggaaggaagggtgaaaaagaaggaagggaggcatgaaggaaggacggaaagaaggaaggcaaaaggaagggagaaaacaaggaaagaaggaaggaaggaaggaaggaaggaaggaaggaaggaaggaaggaaggaaggaaggaaggaaggaaggaagggaggaagggagaaaagaggaagggaagaaggaaggaaggaaggaaggaaggaaggaagggaggaagggagaaaagaggaagggaagaaggaaggagacagcaggaggaaagaaggaaggaggggggaaaaagaaggaaggaaggaaggaagggagggatgaaagaaggacagaaagaaggaagggagaaaaaaaggaaagaaggaagggagaaaggaaggaaggaaggaaggaaggaaggaaggaaggaaggaaggaaggaaggaaggaaggaaggaaggaaggaaagaaggaagggaagaaggaaggagagagcaggaggaaagaaggaaggaagggaaaaaagaaggaaggaaggaaggaaggaaggaaggaaggaaggaaaagaaggaagaaaggaaggaaggaaggaaggaaggaaggaaggaaaggaaggaaggaaggaaggaaggaaggagggaaggaagggaaaaaagaaggaagaaaggaaggaaggaaggaaaggaaggaaggaaggaaggaagggaaaaaagaaggaaggaaggaaggaaggaaggaaggaaggaaggaaggaagatggaagggagaaaagaggaagggaacaaggaagcagagagcaggaggaaagaaggaaggaaggaaggaaggaaggaaggaaggaaggaaggaaggaaggaaggaaggaaggaagggaaaaaagaaggaagaaaggaaggaaggaaggaaaggaaggaaggaaggaaggaagggaaaaaagaaggaaggaaggaaggaaggaaggaaggaaggaaggaaggaaggaaggaaggaaggaaggaaggaaggaaggaaggaaggaaggaaggaaggaagatggaagggagaaaagaggaagggaagaaggaagcagagagcaggaggaaggaaggaaggaaggaaggaaggaaggaaggaaggaaggaaggaaggaaggaaggaaggaaggaaggaaggaaggaaggaaggaaggaaggaaggaaggaaggaaggagatggAATTATtcgtgtatgttttttttttaaagattgtctaataaatcaatcaatcaatcaatcaatcaatcaatcaatcaatcatttctAAGCCTCACCCATTCTGGATCAGGTTGTATCTGGGAGTGCTGTTGTCTGATTGCTCTGCGGTTGCCCAGCAGGAGTCGGTCACCATGGAGATGGTGTCTGCATCCAGCCCGTCAGTTTCCAGCTTCAGCCAGATCTTCTGGTTCAGCCGCACTTCAGTGCTGGAATCCACCGCTCGTGTGTGAGCAGCGTCCGTGTAGGCCGTCATGGCTACGGTGTAGCTCCAGGGTCCAGACGCGATGGACTGAACCACAGAGCTGCGGTGGACATACGCAAAGAAACTGTAACCCATCACCTGGCAAACCAGCTGAAAACTGGTTTCACATCATAATCAGAACCAAAACGACCACCTAGAACGCACCTGTCTTTGATTCTGAAGACCACAGTCTTGGTTTCTGGTTTGGTATAGACGCAGGTGAAGTCTATCTCCACCTCGTTCTGGCGAGTGATGACATCAGAGGACCGGTTTTCGCTTTTAATGGTGGCTTTGTATGTGATGTGACTGCCGTTAGTCTGCAGGATCACACGGTCACAAGTGTTTGGTGGCTTTAATAAACTTAAAAGACGACCAAATTATGAGAAGCtcaacacactgcaaaaactcaaaatcttaacaagaatatttgtcttatttctagttaaaatgtctcatttttagtaaaaaaaaaatctcattccacttaaaacaaaactcatcactggaaaaaacaacaattttcacctgtttcaagtagattttcacttaaaataagtagaaaaatctgccagtggaacaagattttttagcttgtaatgagaagataaatcttgtcctacTGGCAGAtgcttctacttatttcaagtgaaaatgtacttgaaacaggtgaaaattgtcaaataacaagttatttttctggtaatgactcttgttttaagtgtaatgagattttttgactaaaaatgagacatttttactagatataagacaaatattcctggtaagattttgagtttttgcagtgcagattCCAACTAAAATTCCTTCAGCTCTCTGCTGTAGAGAGTAAAGAAGTGGAAGACAGAACCCACCGTGATCATCGCCCCACAGATGTTGCTGCGGTTGAAGCTGAAGGTCAACATGTGGGTCTCCTCATCCATCTCACCCTTGCAGGATGGGTCGTTGAGGTGTAAGTGGGAGGAGTTGATGCCTTGTCCTTCAAGGAGACATCCCGCCAGACTGACCGAAGCAGAGTTCTCTGAGCAGACCATCGGGTTTCCTGAGGacgtttttaaaaaatatgcaGGTTATatatttcctttcctttttttccttcacctCCTTCtggagggaatatgtcaaaaatcataaagattgtgcacttggtgacaagtttttgatatttggcatggtgttagttatggacataaggttttcaaaaaccactgcaaacaaatgtagtggccggtttgcagaaaattcaaatggttcccgccgaaaagaccaaaggtcatatctcagcttatcttagtcctagattgttgtacATTGTCACTTTCTGTACTTTTTTGGTGCTacgaattcaattctgagataaatttcatatttcaaggtcatgttgaaggttaaatttaattttcaaggtcattttttccacaaaaaactccatatctttagaattaagtcacatatAAAGATTATATAGGGCTCTAGACCCCTATTTTCACCAccaaggaatgcaattttctgtttattggacaggtatctatcactgtagtgtcaataatctcattgggtgagaacagtggcCTTCATTCACGTTTAAGAtgaacagaacctcagaactaaagcctgaattatggttccgcgttaaactaacgcagagcctatgccgttgccatgacgccgttgccgtgacgctgttgccgtgacgccgttgccgtgacgctgcTGCCATGATGCCGTTGCCGTGGAGCCGaagtgaacccttcggacttctctgtcactccatttcgccgcggtgcaatacccccccagagcgctagttcatacttttgtttagcttccgttttttccggtcacagtgaatcaaagagataaggacaactattgtgcaaaaaaacaaaacaacccccaaaaaaataaaaaaatcacacacacgaagaaaagagcgctgaaagttcacgactgcttcacgagccggaaccggaaatgcgttgctaccaagcgaaccaatcacagccctcccggtctgcgttgggtctgcgtcgcctcgacgcgtagttacattttttgggaattgcaagtcaggctacggcgtaggctacggcgtaggctacggcgtaggctacggcgtaggctacggcgtaggctacggcataggctacggcgtaggctacggcgtaggctacggcgtaggctacggagagactcccgcgtagccgcgtaccctacgccgtaggtttaacgcagaaccataattcagccttaagtcacagtgaaagaataggattttattaaaataacacacttTTTGAATTTTCAGCAAACTGGCCACTAGGAAGCCATTCCAATATGTTtgcagtggtttttgaaaaccttatgtccatacctaacaccatgccaaatatcaaaaacttccaaccaattccctcccagctacttTTATGAAGTTGTAAAAGCCGTCTTACCCAGGGCGCCTGACTCGTTATATCTGGAGGCAAAACCTTCTTTACAGAGGCAGACAGAAGCACCGCCGACCACACCACAAAACTCGTGATCACTGCAGGTCCTGTCCTGGCAACCAGTCTCCGATGGGGCTGCAGAGAAACACACAGGTGTATTACCCGTGAAatgaatgaagaaaagaaaaatacagagaTGAATTCTGGTGAAGTTGGCATTTCTTACAGCACTGAGCTTCTGTCTTCCAGCTGTCCGGGAGGTGTTTTCCCATCCCGCTGCATGCTCTGGCGTAGGCCTCCAAGAACCGACACCTGAGGCCATCCACGTCGGGATGATTGCACACAGTTTCCTTGCATACGCTTATGTAGAGCTCTGGATCGACACTAGAGTTGCAGGAGGAGAAAGGTGCCTCCTTCAAGATGCTACACCTGTTTCCACACAAGAGAAAACGTTAGCAGAGGTCATTTGTGTTCATTTTCCACCCGTGCTGATGTCACATGATATGATTTTGCAATGTAGCACAAACTTAGATCAATGGTGTacagccctggtcctcaggaccccctgtcctgcatgttttagatgaggGGTGGgcagccctggtcctcaggaccccctgtcctgcatgttttagatccagggtgggcaaccctggtcctcaggccccctgtcctgcatgttttagatcagggaCGGgcagccctggtcctcaggcccccctgtcctgcatgttaaaatgtagatgttgccttgcatcaatatatctgattctaattaatggtcatcatcagcttgtcatcaatgtctgcacaagtctgttactgacacagtcatttgtagggaaacatataaaacatgcaggacagggggaccGTAGGActagggttgaagaccactgctttagatCGAAGTATAGCACCCCTACGTTTTCCTTCTGTCTGCATGAATCTACGCACCGTTCACTCATCATGGTGCAATTGATAGTGCTGTTTGTGGACTGAGTCTCACAGCTGGAGGGGTGACACAGAAACCAAAGTCAGGACTGTTACCCTACTCTGGATTGTTTATACAACACACATGGTACttctatccattcatccataGATCCATTGTCCGCcacttatccgttaccgggtcacaggggcagcagtctcagcagagatgcacaAACTTCCtttaccccagacacttcctccagctcttcctccagctcttccaggggagtctgaggcgttcccaggccagcccagagacatagtctctccagcgtgtcctgggtcttccccggggtctcctctcggagggacatgcctggaacacctccctagggaggagggacatgcctggaacacctctatagggaggagggacatgtctggaacacctccctagggaagagggacatgcctggaatacctccctagggagaagggacatgcctggaacacctccctagggaggtgtccaggaggatccggtacagatgtccaagccacctcagctgactcctctcaatgtgaaggagcagcggctcgactccgagctcctcccgggtgaccgaactcctcaccctatctctaagggagcgtccagccaccctgcggaggaaactcatctcggccgcttgtatccccgatcttgtcctttcagtcactacccaaagttcatgaccataggtgagggtaggtgcgtagattgaccggtaaatcgagagcttcgcatttcgactcagctccttcttcaccacgacggtccggtacacgaccgcataactgcggacgctgcaccgatccgtctgtcaatctcccgctccatcgttccctcactcgtgaacaagatcccgagatacttgaactcctccacctgaggcaggacttctccacccatgATACTTCTATGAGTTCTTAATGGATTCAAACAAGTTCAAAACAATATAAAGAGaccaatccatccattttcttcaccCACTGAATGGCATGTAGGAACatcggggtctgctggagcctaatcTCAGCTCCTTGCAGGGAAAAGGCaggaccctggacaggtcaccaggcCATAGCAGAAGGATACAAACAGTTTTCAGGATTAAGATTATTCTTTTGTATTATGAAGTTGGTGGTTAACATTAAAGGGTTTGTGGCCGGATCGGGATGACCTGATCACGTCCTAAATGTATCACGATGGACCTGAAATGCAAAAGAAAAGACTGGAGCAACAATGGCAAAGTActttcaaaacacatttttaaatgtatgtgacACAGTCTGCAGGCTCATGTCAGCTTGTTTGCCCCAGTGTATGATGGGATATTGCATCGTGATGGACCAGTTCAACAGCAGGTTTCCAGAGCACAGACCAAGCAGTGTTAAGAATTTAAAGGCTTCATGGAAACAACTGCTTTATGATCAAGTGTAC
This window encodes:
- the LOC133420592 gene encoding alpha-tectorin-like; its protein translation is MLRPLFHLCAIVTLTCAAPAPFYAHQVNISSCPITFYQKTYQQLYLNESESLLTICFNDFYDPESHHECIIIPAADNYTQIGFEIKSSNSSYASLIKDNVKTITKELDCYVHLSMMHNSKPYNVRLVNFGTQAALHLDLHVKTTKFALVVVSRLHVSNVTIQPPHSSAFLDISGCRFIGAFLERNASMDLSDICKTASCGVEGNVTLTQGCDERQSCTLDQCSILKEAPFSSCNSSVDPELYISVCKETVCNHPDVDGLRCRFLEAYARACSGMGKHLPDSWKTEAQCSPSETGCQDRTCSDHEFCGVVGGASVCLCKEGFASRYNESGALGNPMVCSENSASVSLAGCLLEGQGINSSHLHLNDPSCKGEMDEETHMLTFSFNRSNICGAMITTNGSHITYKATIKSENRSSDVITRQNEVEIDFTCVYTKPETKTVVFRIKDSSVVQSIASGPWSYTVAMTAYTDAAHTRAVDSSTEVRLNQKIWLKLETDGLDADTISMVTDSCWATAEQSDNSTPRYNLIQNGCANSADRSIQVEGNGRGTYNYFSFNMFQFSRHPGEIFLHCKLKLCVRNNNNCVPSCGGGSGRRRRSARPSYGGEAATFISMARAT